One window of the Pyrinomonadaceae bacterium genome contains the following:
- a CDS encoding S8 family serine peptidase, translating to MGRLFFNKARTALALTLVVILSSVPALAGLTIFGSNGITASGADGVSFVNTSGITVSGADSFLAFKPNGITASGADGITASGADGITVSGADGITASGADSTTINRADSLTAAGPNGITISGADGNTYQADSVTIRNPTGITASGADNVIATGTNGITASGADTRGIAKSDGITASGADSTIAVAGTDGITASGADGVIFSITPGSVTITRVNGITVSGADGITISGADSFVKTGTAALMAALNDNGAGVGIAGVDPELAVLLNNVTDDSNVAAVIVYHQRPTDADIADLQSIGVLGGTRYQVLPMISVTTTKARLSAISRLASVRSIYGNRTFRWDLEPATRNVTGIDRVQRNNELTVANHGVAVSGRGVTVAVLDTGVDGTHADLAGRVVNNVKLADTQGQGVGFNYPVASPNLPSTDQVYGHGTFVAGVIAGNGQQSAGKYAGVATGANILGLSAGDANLFFVLSGFDYLLANSSSFNVRVVNCSFSAKTVFDFNDPVNIATKMLTDNGVNVVFSAGNTGPGDDSINPYAVAPWVVSVGATDIQGQLANFSSRGEFGSPMFRPTLVAPGVNEVSLRPATVASITTAGGLVEDKKLSANELPYYTTGSGTSFSAPHVAGVIALMLEANPQLTPAQVRDILQRTATPLTAYYIHEVGAGMLNSHAAVLEAAFPQRRFGQWRGLAFQNQVEFEESTPQLFSGSVVPGAYNDSPVWLPQDALRASVQVAWGGLLSTSKLSLSLLDTTGREQSIANEAITQGLTGRRQSSVINSPAGGVWTARVANVIGPAGAPVPITENGVTNAGQSYFGFVSVTQARYPALADIGGLDSSSVAGIQQSFRSLVMAPVGQHFRPGFAVTRSDLAKAMVLGGRVPQYLPAQSRYSDVRDRSTMLFVESAQAGPNGALFPSITGSTFQPNVTVDRLTAVVALVRAAGLQQQAETGTHPLTFTDTLSIPSSLRGYVAVAIQNGLIKSNGTAFSPQAAFTRLDLARAMARLSALPVQ from the coding sequence ATGGGCCGTCTCTTTTTCAACAAAGCGAGAACCGCACTGGCGCTGACTCTGGTGGTCATACTGAGCAGCGTACCTGCGCTCGCCGGTCTGACTATATTCGGCTCAAACGGCATCACCGCCTCAGGCGCCGACGGCGTAAGTTTTGTTAACACTTCAGGAATCACCGTCAGCGGCGCTGACAGCTTTCTCGCCTTCAAACCAAACGGCATTACAGCTTCCGGCGCAGACGGAATCACTGCTTCCGGGGCTGATGGCATTACGGTCAGCGGAGCGGACGGCATCACCGCCTCGGGCGCAGATTCAACCACCATTAACCGGGCGGATAGCCTTACGGCGGCGGGCCCGAATGGAATTACCATCAGTGGAGCCGACGGAAATACTTATCAAGCTGATTCGGTCACCATCAGAAACCCCACCGGAATTACGGCCAGCGGCGCCGATAACGTAATCGCCACTGGCACTAACGGCATCACCGCGAGCGGCGCTGACACCCGCGGCATAGCTAAATCAGATGGCATCACGGCCAGCGGGGCCGACAGCACGATCGCAGTTGCGGGAACCGACGGCATCACCGCGTCGGGCGCCGACGGCGTGATCTTTTCCATTACGCCGGGCTCGGTCACGATAACTCGCGTCAACGGCATCACGGTTAGCGGTGCTGACGGAATCACCATTAGTGGAGCCGACAGTTTTGTGAAGACTGGAACAGCCGCGCTGATGGCAGCGCTCAACGATAACGGAGCCGGCGTGGGCATCGCGGGCGTGGATCCGGAACTGGCAGTGCTGCTGAACAACGTGACCGATGACAGCAACGTCGCCGCGGTAATCGTCTATCACCAACGGCCTACGGACGCGGATATTGCAGACTTGCAGAGCATAGGAGTTCTCGGGGGCACGCGTTACCAGGTGTTGCCGATGATTTCGGTGACTACCACCAAAGCTCGGCTGAGTGCGATTTCTCGTCTGGCTTCCGTCCGCTCAATCTATGGAAACCGCACGTTTCGCTGGGATCTCGAACCGGCTACCCGAAATGTAACGGGAATAGACCGCGTGCAAAGAAATAACGAGCTGACGGTGGCGAATCACGGAGTGGCAGTGAGTGGTCGCGGCGTCACCGTCGCGGTGCTCGACACGGGAGTTGACGGCACTCATGCCGATCTGGCAGGCCGCGTGGTTAACAATGTGAAGTTAGCCGACACGCAAGGGCAGGGTGTTGGTTTCAATTACCCGGTCGCCTCGCCTAACCTGCCCAGCACGGACCAGGTTTACGGTCATGGAACATTCGTCGCCGGTGTGATCGCCGGCAACGGACAGCAGTCCGCCGGGAAATATGCGGGGGTAGCGACGGGAGCAAATATCCTCGGTCTGAGTGCCGGCGACGCTAATCTGTTCTTTGTTCTCTCGGGCTTTGACTACCTGCTGGCGAATTCGTCCAGCTTCAATGTACGCGTCGTCAATTGCAGCTTCTCAGCAAAAACAGTCTTTGATTTTAACGACCCGGTAAACATAGCTACGAAGATGCTCACCGATAACGGCGTGAACGTGGTCTTTTCCGCCGGTAATACCGGGCCGGGTGACGATTCAATAAACCCGTATGCGGTGGCTCCGTGGGTCGTTAGCGTGGGCGCGACCGATATTCAAGGCCAGTTGGCCAACTTTTCGTCCCGCGGTGAGTTCGGCAGTCCGATGTTTCGGCCGACGCTGGTTGCGCCCGGTGTTAATGAAGTTAGTTTGCGGCCCGCCACCGTCGCCTCAATCACTACCGCCGGAGGCCTGGTCGAGGACAAGAAATTGAGTGCGAATGAGCTGCCGTATTACACGACCGGCAGCGGCACCAGTTTTTCCGCGCCACACGTCGCGGGCGTAATTGCTTTAATGCTTGAGGCAAACCCGCAACTTACCCCGGCTCAGGTTCGCGACATTTTGCAACGCACCGCCACACCGCTGACGGCTTACTACATCCACGAAGTGGGCGCAGGAATGCTGAACAGTCACGCGGCAGTTCTTGAGGCAGCGTTCCCGCAAAGACGCTTCGGTCAATGGCGTGGGCTGGCTTTCCAGAATCAGGTCGAGTTTGAAGAAAGCACGCCACAGCTTTTCAGCGGCTCAGTCGTCCCGGGCGCATACAACGATTCGCCAGTCTGGCTGCCGCAGGATGCTTTACGTGCGTCGGTGCAGGTGGCGTGGGGCGGACTCTTGAGCACCAGCAAACTTAGCCTTTCTTTGTTGGATACAACGGGACGCGAGCAGTCCATTGCCAATGAAGCAATCACCCAGGGACTTACCGGACGCCGTCAAAGCTCGGTGATTAATTCGCCGGCAGGGGGCGTTTGGACTGCGCGCGTCGCAAATGTGATCGGCCCTGCGGGCGCGCCGGTGCCAATCACCGAAAACGGCGTAACCAATGCGGGACAGAGCTACTTCGGATTTGTGAGCGTGACCCAGGCCCGTTACCCGGCGCTGGCGGATATTGGTGGCCTTGATAGCTCATCGGTCGCCGGAATTCAGCAGAGTTTTCGCTCGCTCGTCATGGCTCCCGTCGGCCAACACTTCCGTCCGGGATTTGCCGTCACGCGCAGTGACTTAGCAAAGGCGATGGTGTTGGGCGGGCGCGTACCTCAGTATTTGCCGGCGCAGTCACGTTACAGCGACGTGCGCGATCGATCGACGATGTTATTCGTTGAGAGCGCCCAGGCAGGACCAAACGGAGCTCTGTTCCCATCCATTACCGGCAGCACCTTCCAGCCGAATGTCACGGTTGATCGACTGACAGCTGTGGTGGCTCTGGTTCGTGCCGCCGGCTTGCAGCAACAGGCCGAGACGGGAACACACCCGCTGACTTTCACGGATACCCTTTCCATTCCTTCATCTTTGCGTGGGTACGTCGCCGTCGCGATTCAGAATGGACTAATTAAGTCGAATGGTACGGCTTTTAGTCCGCAAGCCGCGTTTACCCGTCTGGATTTGGCCCGCGCCATGGCCCGCCTTAGTGCGTTGCCCGTCCAGTAG